From one Treponema denticola genomic stretch:
- a CDS encoding Crp/Fnr family transcriptional regulator produces the protein MNPIFKNISAQETEKYLKNTKAKTLNYKKDAFIFFEGDTPAFIFVLKSGIVQIEKNTADGKRLIVNRFENPGTVFAEVYALLDSAIYDYSCRVISDAEILRLPIEGVFGAGAYSETHFKVLKNLLNILAHKAYFLNQKLLIFSSFSLRQKIALYLLQQAEGSSRVELNLNREAMAEYLAVPRPSLSRELMSMQKDGLLKIEKDTIIVNLDKLEDFS, from the coding sequence ATGAATCCTATTTTTAAAAATATATCCGCTCAAGAAACGGAAAAATATTTAAAAAATACCAAGGCCAAAACCCTCAACTATAAAAAAGATGCCTTTATCTTTTTTGAGGGCGATACTCCCGCTTTTATTTTTGTTTTAAAATCGGGTATCGTTCAAATCGAAAAAAACACTGCCGATGGAAAGCGGCTTATTGTAAACCGCTTTGAAAACCCCGGTACGGTTTTTGCCGAAGTCTATGCTCTTTTGGATTCGGCTATCTACGATTACTCATGCCGTGTAATTAGCGATGCCGAAATTCTCCGCCTCCCCATAGAAGGTGTCTTTGGTGCCGGAGCGTACTCCGAAACTCATTTTAAGGTTCTAAAAAACCTATTAAATATTTTGGCTCATAAGGCTTATTTTTTAAACCAAAAGCTTCTTATCTTTTCTTCATTCAGTCTTCGCCAAAAGATAGCCCTCTATTTATTGCAGCAGGCTGAAGGAAGTTCAAGGGTTGAGCTAAACCTAAACAGGGAGGCTATGGCTGAATACTTAGCCGTTCCTCGCCCATCTCTTTCCCGCGAGCTTATGAGCATGCAAAAAGATGGGCTTTTAAAAATCGAAAAAGATACCATCATTGTCAACCTTGATAAACTCGAAGACTTTAGCTAA
- a CDS encoding ATP-binding cassette domain-containing protein: protein MNNEFYLSDENTEVKKLSEKSIQDILSEYPFIEDFINENRLIEIGILKNKEQTLKDFLQSLSDEVCEEEAINREELYSAFFEYIIQMKSFLNLENANEVHSLTILPGTNKSGETENFDELTLYTSQIISIVGPTGSGKSRLLADIEWTAQKDTPTNRSILINGKTPDKTIRFSVNNKLVAQLSQNMNFVMDLSVKEFIELHAESRLIQDKEGAVKNIIEAANNLAGEKFNLDTPITALSGGQSRALMIADTAILSASPIVLIDEIENAGIDRKKALELLVSKEKIVLMATHDPALALYADKRIVIKNGGIAAVIETSKKEKEILAELEIMDAKIQNMRTRLRAGEELGLTK, encoded by the coding sequence ATGAACAATGAATTTTATTTAAGTGATGAAAATACAGAGGTTAAAAAACTTTCTGAAAAATCGATTCAAGATATTTTAAGCGAATACCCTTTTATCGAAGATTTTATAAATGAAAACCGCTTGATTGAAATAGGTATTTTAAAAAACAAAGAGCAGACTCTAAAAGATTTTTTACAATCGCTTTCCGATGAAGTTTGTGAAGAAGAAGCAATAAACAGAGAAGAACTTTACTCTGCATTTTTTGAATACATAATTCAAATGAAGTCCTTCCTTAATTTGGAAAATGCAAACGAGGTTCACAGCCTCACAATTCTTCCCGGAACAAACAAGTCAGGCGAAACCGAAAACTTTGATGAGCTTACCCTTTATACCTCTCAAATCATTTCGATTGTAGGTCCGACAGGGTCCGGAAAATCAAGGCTCCTTGCCGACATCGAGTGGACGGCCCAAAAGGATACCCCTACAAACCGCAGCATTTTAATTAACGGCAAAACACCCGACAAGACAATCCGTTTTTCAGTAAACAATAAACTTGTAGCTCAGCTCTCTCAAAATATGAACTTTGTAATGGATTTATCCGTCAAAGAATTTATCGAGCTCCATGCGGAAAGCCGGCTAATCCAAGACAAGGAAGGTGCGGTAAAAAATATCATAGAGGCGGCAAACAATCTTGCAGGCGAAAAATTTAATTTGGATACGCCGATAACGGCCTTGAGCGGAGGACAGTCGAGGGCTCTTATGATTGCGGATACGGCTATTTTAAGCGCCTCTCCCATCGTCCTCATAGACGAAATAGAAAACGCAGGCATTGACCGCAAAAAAGCCTTGGAACTCTTGGTTTCAAAGGAAAAAATTGTTTTAATGGCCACACACGATCCGGCTCTGGCCCTCTATGCGGACAAGCGAATAGTTATCAAAAACGGAGGAATAGCAGCTGTTATAGAAACTTCAAAAAAAGAAAAAGAAATCCTTGCCGAGCTTGAAATTATGGATGCAAAAATTCAAAATATGAGAACAAGGTTAAGGGCAGGAGAAGAACTTGGGCTTACAAAATAG
- a CDS encoding transporter associated domain-containing protein has product MQKIKAFFHQQNLRRRAARLAGRIEIVLSFAMLIGILILSIEIFFDIKEMVYAFIYSNKIPSFSEFLSLIFSLVIGLEFVNMLIKHTPGSALEVVLYTIARKIIADHGSMFDALLGVVAIAVLFAVKKYLNEGGEYGTGNECDYIVNGGTSIHEINHRLDSDFDEAYGNTVAGYLFNYLKQQGRSPHLGLEADIGEYKFIIHEMDNDLIRYIKILPINEHKN; this is encoded by the coding sequence ATGCAAAAAATTAAAGCTTTTTTTCATCAACAAAATCTAAGACGAAGAGCTGCAAGGTTGGCAGGACGAATCGAAATTGTTCTATCTTTTGCGATGCTTATTGGAATTTTAATTCTTTCTATCGAAATTTTCTTTGACATAAAAGAAATGGTTTATGCATTTATTTACAGTAACAAAATTCCTTCATTCTCCGAATTCTTATCATTGATATTTTCTCTTGTAATCGGTCTCGAATTTGTAAACATGCTTATAAAACATACACCGGGAAGTGCTCTTGAGGTTGTGCTTTATACTATTGCACGAAAAATTATTGCCGACCATGGCAGTATGTTTGATGCCCTATTGGGCGTTGTCGCTATAGCAGTTTTGTTTGCCGTAAAAAAATACCTAAACGAAGGCGGCGAATATGGAACAGGAAACGAATGTGATTATATCGTAAACGGCGGCACCAGTATCCATGAGATAAATCACAGGCTGGACTCGGATTTTGATGAAGCTTACGGAAACACGGTTGCAGGTTATTTGTTTAACTATCTTAAACAACAGGGACGCTCACCTCACCTCGGTTTGGAAGCCGACATAGGAGAATATAAATTCATTATCCATGAAATGGATAATGACCTGATAAGATATATTAAAATTCTTCCTATTAATGAACATAAAAATTGA
- a CDS encoding ABC transporter substrate-binding protein, protein MNKYFNMDESVFDITERFPETIRYLAEKGFTPLTNPLMRKIMGKKISLEKALLSKNLDIGLCEKELIEVIEQNKNIGFAEIDLSLEKKDAQNTGYDDGKKNIRIEGVLPCPIRIPLLEAFKEFHSEYIEENKNELEKQNYKISYDLRSANLGIDWIIKEAQTGKKENLPDILLSAGFELFFDKKLMGSFIENKDFHCSIEKMNKDFCNDYIDLRDGKKNYAIIGVVPAVMIVNTELLRGRKMPETWADLLLPEFENSAAIPFSDLDLFNSVILNIYSRFGDEGIKKLGRACRTSLHPAQMVKGKASLVLKNPKSVVNEPPAINISPYFFSKMIKEDSALKTVWPKDGAIAAPIFMLVKKENEALTKAFADFFLSEKTGRVFSESGFFPSTNPDVDNRLSEDKKFSWVGWDFIYQNDIGSLLEKIKTDFETAAGKI, encoded by the coding sequence ATGAATAAATATTTTAATATGGATGAAAGTGTTTTTGATATTACCGAACGCTTTCCTGAAACGATAAGATACTTGGCAGAAAAAGGTTTTACCCCTCTTACCAATCCCCTTATGCGCAAAATAATGGGGAAAAAGATTAGTCTTGAAAAAGCCCTTTTGTCGAAAAACCTCGATATCGGTTTGTGCGAAAAAGAGCTTATTGAAGTTATCGAACAAAATAAAAATATCGGTTTTGCCGAAATAGATTTAAGCTTAGAAAAGAAAGACGCACAAAACACCGGTTATGATGACGGCAAAAAAAATATAAGAATTGAGGGAGTGCTTCCATGTCCCATAAGAATCCCCTTGCTTGAAGCCTTTAAAGAATTTCATTCCGAGTATATTGAAGAAAATAAAAATGAGCTTGAAAAACAAAACTATAAAATCAGCTATGATCTTCGTTCCGCAAACCTCGGAATCGACTGGATAATAAAAGAAGCTCAAACAGGAAAAAAGGAAAACCTCCCCGATATCCTCCTCTCCGCAGGGTTCGAGCTTTTTTTCGACAAAAAACTAATGGGCTCCTTTATCGAGAACAAAGATTTTCATTGTTCAATCGAAAAAATGAATAAGGATTTTTGCAACGATTATATAGACCTTAGAGACGGCAAAAAAAACTATGCAATTATCGGAGTAGTTCCCGCAGTAATGATTGTAAACACCGAGCTGTTAAGAGGAAGAAAAATGCCCGAAACTTGGGCAGACCTCCTCTTACCCGAATTTGAAAATTCGGCGGCTATTCCATTCAGCGATTTGGATTTGTTTAATTCGGTAATTCTAAATATTTACAGCCGTTTCGGAGATGAAGGTATAAAAAAATTGGGCAGGGCTTGCCGCACCTCTCTTCATCCGGCACAAATGGTAAAGGGAAAAGCATCTCTGGTTTTAAAAAATCCTAAATCCGTTGTCAATGAGCCTCCTGCAATAAACATAAGCCCCTACTTTTTTTCAAAGATGATAAAAGAAGATTCGGCATTAAAAACGGTTTGGCCCAAAGACGGGGCTATAGCGGCTCCGATTTTTATGCTCGTAAAAAAAGAAAATGAAGCTTTAACTAAGGCCTTTGCGGATTTCTTCCTTTCGGAAAAAACCGGAAGGGTATTTTCCGAAAGCGGTTTTTTCCCGTCAACGAATCCCGATGTCGATAACCGTTTGAGTGAAGATAAAAAGTTTTCTTGGGTAGGTTGGGACTTTATTTACCAAAACGATATAGGTTCTCTTTTGGAAAAAATAAAAACCGATTTTGAAACAGCTGCCGGAAAAATTTAA
- a CDS encoding GTP-binding protein — MNLIIFSGPPSSGKTSVILKTIDALKKQNIKTGAVKFDCLYTDDDLLYQKAGVPVQKGISGSLCPDHFFVSNIEEAVQWGIKEGLDLLVSESAGLCNRCSPYIKNILGICVIDNLSGINTPKKIGPLLKSADIVVITKGDIVSQAEREVFAARVNAVNPRAVIMHVNGLTGQGAFELSTLLTDKAEDISTVQGMELRFPMPAALCSYCLGETRIGENFQMGNIRKMKIAEEQGEKNEQ, encoded by the coding sequence ATGAACTTAATAATATTTTCAGGCCCGCCGTCGTCGGGTAAAACAAGCGTAATCTTAAAAACAATAGATGCCTTAAAAAAACAAAATATAAAAACGGGGGCAGTAAAATTCGACTGCCTTTATACTGATGATGACCTTCTATATCAAAAGGCCGGAGTTCCCGTCCAAAAAGGAATCTCAGGTTCCCTATGTCCCGACCACTTCTTTGTATCGAACATAGAAGAGGCCGTGCAATGGGGAATCAAGGAAGGGCTTGACCTTTTGGTAAGCGAGTCCGCAGGGCTTTGTAACCGCTGTTCCCCCTATATAAAAAATATTTTAGGTATCTGTGTAATCGATAACCTGTCGGGGATAAATACACCAAAAAAAATAGGCCCTCTTTTAAAGTCAGCCGACATCGTAGTTATCACAAAGGGAGACATCGTTTCTCAAGCTGAACGCGAAGTTTTTGCGGCAAGGGTAAATGCCGTAAATCCTAGGGCAGTCATCATGCATGTAAACGGTCTTACGGGCCAAGGTGCCTTTGAGCTCAGCACCCTTTTAACGGATAAGGCCGAGGATATTTCTACGGTACAAGGAATGGAGCTCCGCTTTCCCATGCCTGCCGCTCTTTGCTCTTATTGTTTGGGTGAAACAAGAATAGGAGAAAATTTCCAGATGGGAAATATCCGCAAGATGAAAATTGCCGAGGAGCAGGGGGAAAAAAATGAACAATGA